The DNA sequence CATACGGACTCccaagtttttgctgttttctttcagaTAAGGCCACGATACTTGTTACGCAGGTACAGTGCCTTCAACTTCGTTACCCGTTTTTGGGGCGAGTTGTATTATTGGTATATCGGTCTCCACTGACGATGGAACTGTGTGGGAAGCTTACGGCTTTGTTCTCCTTATTGCAGTGCAGCAGCCATGTCGGAGTCTGGTGAAGCGTCCTCTGCCTCtcgatccccttcccctcctgccccacCTGGGTCCACTGTTCGCCCTCAAGATGATGACGACAGGCACAGGGATCATTCATCTCGTCGCTTGAGTGGGAGGCATGGTTGCGTGAGATTACGTAACAGTGCTGACGCACGTGGTTCCCGCGGCacttctcctgcttctccccCTTGGTCAGTTGTGTTGGACGCCTTGGCTGATTTGCGGGGTGAAGTGGAGGCCttgaaggcagacagacggcaACTACCACCCCCTACTGGGTCGGCGCAGGTGACTGTGGAGGACAGTACTCTGGGGGGCTGGGGTTTGTCACCTCCTTGTTCTGCCACTTTTTCTGGTTTCTCGGCCAGGATGAGTGAGGATGAGGCAGTGTCGATGCCTGCTGCCCCTGCTGACAGCACCTTAATTCAGGGCACTAAGGCCTTTGGTCCTTTTGACACGGTGGTTGCTGACATTGACAATAGAGTGGCAGAGATGGTAAACTTTCTCTTTGATAATggtatgagagaggaggactacAAGGCCATGTGTGAGGACGATGTTGTCAAGAGGCCTAATAACTGCCATGCTCTTGCGCCAGTGGAATGCAACCCACAGGTGTTGGAGGCCCTGAAGCTGGATGCCAGGAAGACAGACTTCCGCTTGAAGGAGGTAAATAAGGACATCCTGTGGGCttcaaccattatcaccaaatccTTAGTGGCACTGGATGATTTGGCTGAACAGGAAGGTAACCCCAAGTTGGCACATGAGGTGAGCATGCTAAATGGTGCATTGGCATTGCTAGGCAATGCCAATCACAGGAACAATTTGGCCAGGCGTTTTGTCATGAAACGCGagataaactataaatatgCTCATCTTTGTTCAGATAAGGTGCCAATTACTCGCTTTCTGTTCGGCGACGATGTGTCCCAGTCTGCCAGACAAATTGAGGAAGCGGAGAAACTGCGGAGTAAGTTCTCGCAGAAAAAGCCTGCCTTTACTAGCAAGTTCGCAGGTAAACGCCCTGGTGGATATTGGAACAAGCCTGCTAGTAGGGGATATTACGCCAGGTTCCAACCCTACGGGCAACAGGGGTATGGCTCCAGGGCTGCCCCACGACTGCCTTCCACTCGTCAGGATGTGGAGCCAAAAAACTCCAAGGGACGGGGCGGCCGCAGCAGGCAGCCCCAGTAAACTTACAGGCAAGTGCATGTTTTGAAGCTGGCAGACTACACTCTTTCCTGCATGAGTGGCATAAAATTACCAGTGACCCTGTCATTTTGGATATTGTTCAGCATTGCCACCTTGATATTGATGTCGATAgtgttcatcctttattttttaatgatttggaaTACAGGTTCAACACTGTGCAACAGGGGATAATTTCTGGAGAGATCAAAAAACTTTTACAGCTTAAAGTCATtaaagtcacacacaaacaaactcagcaggttatctctcctatttttttgtgagaaaagaaaaacggggaaTTTCGCCTGGTTCTTAACTTGGAGAggttaaacaaatacataccatataaacattttaaaatggaaaattttgaacaggcCATCAGGCTCATCAACTAGGGTGATTTTTTGGCTTCTGTCGATCTCAGGCATGCTTATTATTCTGTTAGGGTTGCAGATGAGCAACAAcgatttttatgttttacatgGCAAGGTGTTATCCATCAATTCACCTGCCTCCCTAATGGCATTTCTGAGGGACCTCGGCTTTTCACCAAACTGATGAAGCCAGTATTTGCTACTCTAAGGCAGGAAGGATACACTATCACCAGCTTTATAGATGACACATTAATTTGCAGTAACTCTTACTCAGGATGTCTTCAGGCGATTCAGGCCACCATTTCTCTGTTGCAGAGGTTAGGCTTTTGTATCAATATGGAGAAGTCTGTTCTCACCCCCACACAATGTATTGAATACCTAGGCAATGTTATTAACACCAAGTTCATGACTGCCTCTTTACCTGAGCGTAGACTAATCAAAATTCGCTAAGGATGTGCAGAACTTTTGTGTAAAGATGTTGCCCCCATTCGAGAGGTGGCCAGGGTGATCGGCCTCATGGTGGCTGCGATCCCAGCAGTGGAGTTAGGTAAACTTCACTACAGGAAGTTGGAGGGGGGAAAAATTGCCGCTTTGAAACAGGAGTACGGTAATTTTGACAGGCCTTTGAATATTACTGCAGACATGAAACTAGACCTTTCCCGGTGATTAGACAATGTGGACAGACACCACAGACACATTTTTAGGCCAGGTACTGACAtcgatttatttactgatgccTCCAGCCTTGGTTGGGGGGGTCATTTGGGGTGTCAGATTACAAGTGGTACTTGGTCCCTGGATGAAAAGGAGCTTCACATTAACATCCTGGAGATGAAAGCCATTCTATTCTCTTTGCAAGCATTTGAACATGAGCTGGAAGGTAGACATGTTAgagttttttgtgataatacCACTGCCATAAACTATGTCAATGAAATGGGAGGCACAAAGTCCAAGTCCTGTAATGATGTTGCTACCCAGATTTGGGATTGGTGTCTGGAACATGACTCATGGGTTACATGCTCGCACATACCGGGGAAGGACAACACCTTGGCTGATGTAGCCTCTCACAAGATTAATGACAGACATGAGTGGAAACTCGACTCACACATTTTTACTAccttgtgtaatgtttttgGGACACCGTCCATTGATTTATTTGCCTCAAGGCTTAACAAACAGGTTAATACATTCTGTTCGTGGTTGCCAGATCCGGAGGCTAaatattttgatgctttttcctTGGACTGGTCAAACTTTGATTTGTCTTACATTTTCCCCCCATTCTCATTAATTGCTAGGTGCCTTCAGAAGTTACGTGCGGAGCAAGCACGAGGCTGGATGGTGGTTCCTCTGTGGCCGTCCCAGTTTTGGATGGGCATGCTGCTCCAGTTGCTAATAGACTTCCCACGTTTGATAACGAACAGGAGGAATGTTCTAACACACCCGTCCACAACAGATCCACACCCCATCATGTCCCACACGAGGCTCATGGCATGCCTTCTGTCAGGGAAAAATTGCAGAAACGAGGAGTTTCGCCGGCTGCTGCGGACATCATACTTGCCTCCTGGAAACCAGGTACTGAGAGGCAATACCGCCCACATGTCCAGAGGTGGTCGTTGTTTTGTGGTAGACGGAATGTCGATCCCATTTCTCCAACTGTAGGTCACATTGTAAATTTTTTGACGGAAACCTTTGACAGGGGTGTGGGTTATGAGTGTGTGAACACTGCGAGGGGTGCCCTGTCTTCTCTCGGCATTGTGGTGGACGGATGCAGGGCAGGAAATCACCCTTTGGTCATCCGATTCATGAGAGGGGTTTTCAATCTTAGAACTCCTCAGCCCAGGTACACTGACACTTGGGACATCCAGCCTGTCTTAGAGAAACTAAGGTCCATGTTCCCCTTACATGCATTAACCCTTAAAGAATTAACGCTAAAATTGGTTATGATGATGGCCTTAACTCAAGCTGCCAGAATTCAAACTTTACAACTACTGTTAATCAGAGACATGCTCATTAATGAACACTCCATTTCAGTACAGTTGGGGGGCACTCTTAAACAATCCAGACCAAATTTTAACATCAACAGGGTCACATTCCATCGTTACCCTAAGGATCCACGATTATGTGTCTGTAGCACTCTCCTGAGGTACATTGATGTGACTAAAGAGCTTAGACAGGATGAGATGCACACTGATGCCAGGCTCCTCATTAGCTTCATAAAACCCCACAAATCAGTTTCCAAAGACACTATTGCCCGTTGGGTCAGGACCATTCTCCGCATGTCCGGCATAGACATCTCAAAGTTTTCCGCTGGTAGTGTGCGGCCAGCAGCAGCTTCAAAAGCTGGAGTGGCGGCTGTCCCTGTCGCATGCATTATGGCTAAGGCGGGCTGGTCTAGGGAATCTACCTttgcaaaatattataataaaaacATTGTGGCTGCTTCTGACCTCTTTCAGGATGCAGTGCTAGAATAAGACATGATTTGGGTTTGTTGCTGCACTCCAGTGTTGCAGTACAcggatattttaagtatttagtaTCTAATACCTTAGGTTTACCTTATGATGTGAACTGTTACCATATTTCAACATTGTTTGTAGATTGGATTAAGTTGGATGCAATGTACCTTATTTTATACACCAATTGTATGATTGTCTCATGTACAAGATCCTTCCATGGAATAATAGTTATAGTACTGTTTCTTGTGgggcatttccttttcctctctactattgcatcctccctcgtcatccacatggcttcaaagcctcatgggaaatgtccgcccagcggataggtgattttgccgaagtaaaattaacaaagtacacgagacttaccgtaggtcagttgaagtgtacttctaatttttcgaggcaaatcacctctgctggtgcggagatttcacatgccctcctctccctccctaccttaagCTCTACAGGTTACTTAATTTCCTAATTGGTTCATCATGTGGATGTCGAGTCCTTGCTTTAAAGTCTGCCGGCAGCgcgtgacgcactctctctcatgtgaaatctccgcaccagcagaggtgatttgcctcgaaaaattagaagtacacttcaactgacctacggtaagtctcgtgtactttgttaattATCATGCATCTAATGTGGCTATATTACAGACACCTAGGCCTGTAAGCCTAGGCCTATAGGTGTGAGGTGAAGCAGTAGTACAATaagcacaaatattgttactaacaataaaatatctctctctctctctctctctctcttgctctccttctctctcaatcactccccctccctcccccatcccttctcccccttctctgccctctttttccttctctccttccctcgctattccttgtcctcctctcccttccctcccttttccctcccctcctcttctctctttcctttcctccatccatccatccatccatccatccatccactctctctctctctctctctctctctctctctctctctctctctctctctctctctctctctctctctctctctctctcttcccagccctcctccccttcctctctcttgtcccatatctctgacagataaggggaaggggaagtgaaagggagggaggtttgagacaagaaagaagggagaagaaaggaaaaagaggggaagagacataacagtggaagaggcaagtaagtggaggaggggtgaaggagtatagtgaaaaagagaaagaataaatataagcagcaagGGTAAGGAGTGAGTGCAGAATTAGAGGGAGACAGCAAGTTTTGAGAAATAagtattctctttttctgtcccctactcctttttatttttccttcccatttatgttccttccatccatttttattCTCAGTCAGTCTCATTCAACTTAGCAATCCTCaggattgttctctctctctctctctctctctctctctctctctctctctctctctctctctctctctctctctctctctctctctctctctctctctctctctctcacagacacacacacacacacacaaactggcaaaagtagagggaatgaaggaaatatggataaaatagcaacatgaatgaagaagagagaag is a window from the Scylla paramamosain isolate STU-SP2022 chromosome 11, ASM3559412v1, whole genome shotgun sequence genome containing:
- the LOC135104939 gene encoding uncharacterized protein LOC135104939; the encoded protein is MRHDKRGRERKGKLGGREVTKEGEYMGAAAMSESGEASSASRSPSPPAPPGSTVRPQDDDDRHRDHSSRRLSGRHGCVRLRNSADARGSRGTSPASPPWSVVLDALADLRGEVEALKADRRQLPPPTGSAQVTVEDSTLGGWGLSPPCSATFSGFSARMSEDEAVSMPAAPADSTLIQGTKAFGPFDTVVADIDNRVAEMVNFLFDNGMREEDYKAMCEDDVVKRPNNCHALAPVECNPQVLEALKLDARKTDFRLKEVNKDILWASTIITKSLVALDDLAEQEGNPKLAHEVSMLNGALALLGNANHRNNLARRFVMKREINYKYAHLCSDKVPITRFLFGDDVSQSARQIEEAEKLRSKFSQKKPAFTSKFAGKRPGGYWNKPASRGYYARFQPYGQQGYGSRAAPRLPSTRQDVEPKNSKGRGGRSRQPQ